CCATTTCAGGCCGGTCGGAAAGCCGGCACCTCCGCGTCCACGCAATCGGGAGGCGGTGATCTGCTCGATCACCTTGACGGGCTCGCGGCAGAGGGCCGCCTGCAGGCCGGCGGCATTGTCGTGCCCTCCGCTGAGAAGTGGCCCCGGCTGCACCAGGCTCGACCGCACGCCGGCCTTCGGCAGCACAGGACCCACGCCGGCGCTCCGTCTCCCATCCCGCAGGGCGGCGACAATGTGCGGGACGTCGTCCGGGACCAGCGCGGTCAGCACCGTCGTATCGATCAGGGCAGCCGGTTCCTGGTCGGCCATGCCGATGTCGCTGGTCCATTCGAGCGTGAAGGCGCCGTCCGAGGACGTCTCGCCGACCGAGATCCCGAGCGCCGCCTCGAAGGCGGACGCGACCGCCGCCATGCCCTTGATCATCGAGACCGGCGTGCGGGACAGCCGGATACGGCAACGTCCGCGCGGCTTGCGGTCCAGAAAGGCATAGAAGGACACCATGTCCTCGATCTCGACTGCATGGATACGCAGGGCCGATGCGATACTCCGGACCGCGTCATCGCTGACATGACCGAAGCGGCGTTGCAGGCCTTGCACGATGTCCATCAGGCGGCTGCGGTCGAACCCGAACTGCGCGACGAGCTGTCGGGCTGCTTCGTCATGACCCTCGGTCACCGCAGCACGTCCAGATCTAAATGACCAACCGGGCTTCCAAGGCTTCGCCAGTGGCAGCGCTCGGGGGCCGGATTCGACATGATCCGCCCGCTTATCAACCCCGCCACGTCAGAAACAGTCCGATATCTCCTGGCATGCCGTTCGAATAATCGACCATCCACGCGCCAAGGCCGAACCCTTTCGGCTCCAGGTCGCGCTTCCAACGCGCCGCTAATTCCGCGGCCTCCCCCCGAAGCGTATCCTGCCAGCCCTCTTCGCTGATCCGGATCTTCCGGCCGCCATCGGTGCATAGATCGGATGGAAACTGGAGTAGCTGAAATTCAATGTCGCCGCGCTCGGCGGCTGGCTGCACGTGGGACATGAGCTCGTCCCACATTTCGTTGGCAAGATGCGTCTCGAGCAATTTCTTTACCCGCCGCTTGTCGTTCAACGCCCGGCGCTCGAGGTTGGCCTCATCCTTTTTCTCCCGCCGTTCCGCCGCACCCGCCGCGAGTTGGCGCAATGTGTCGGCATTCCCGAGATCCACCTTGGGAGAGGAGCCATCTTGTTCCGGATCCAAAACACCTGCCGGTGTTGCAGACTGGTGTATGTCCCGGAACAGCCGCCCGATCAGGCCCATAACATGCGTCGTTGCCTTGTTGGCATCGGCGTTATCTGTCTTTTCATGCAAGTTGTGTTGATCGTCCATCACTCTTGTCTCGTTCACTGTAGTCGTTGAACAAACGCTGATGCTACGCACCTATAGAGGAGTAAGCCATTATCTAGCTAATAGTGCATGTATAATCCGATGGGGTCGTCTACTCACCGAGGTTTCCGAATCGTTCAGGTATCATTCAGTCCAGCACCAGCTCTTGATTTCCGGAATATCATCGAAATGCTCACGAATATAGATTTGATGTTGGTCCAAGAGAGCTGTGCATTGCGCGACCAGAGCGGAGCTGCTTTGAAGCATGCCGGGTACGTAGCGCGGCACGTCGAGGCACAGATGCAGGCGGCTCATCTTATTAAGCACGACCATATCGAACGGCGTGGTCGTGGTTCCCTCCTCGATGTAGCCGCGCACATGGAAGCGGTCATGTGCCATGCGGCCGTGAAGCAAATCATGAATGACGCCGGGATAGCCGTGAAACGCGAAGATGACAGGTTTACCCGCGGTGAAGATGTCGATGAAATCCACGTCGCTCATGCCGTGGGGATGCCGATCGGGCGGGCAAAGCCGCATGAGATCAACCACGTTGACGACACGCACCTTCAAATTGGGGACATACTGTCTCAGCATCCAGACGGCCGCGATTGTTTCCTGAGTCGGAATATCGCCAGCACAGGCCATGACGATATCCGGATCTTCAGGCTGATGACTGTACATGTCCCAAACGCCGGCGCCCCGCGCACAGTGGACCTTGGCCTCGTCCATCGTCAGCCATTGAAGTTGCGGCTGCTTGTCGATGACGATGAGGTTGAGATAGTTGACGCTTCTGAAGCAGTGGTCAGCGACCGACAATAGGCAGTTCGCGTCCGGCGGCAGATAAACCCGAGCCACGGCCGGCTTGCGGTGGACGATGGTGTCGATGAAGCCCGGCCCCTGGTGACTGAAGCCGTTATGGTCGTTGCGCCAGCAGGTAGATGTCAGCAGATAGTTGAGCGATGGTACATCAGCACGCCAAGGAACGCGTTTTGCGTGTTCAAGCCATTTCGAATGCTGTATCGCCATCGAGTCGACGACCATCGCGAACGCTTCGTAGGTCGCGAACAACCCATGCCGTCCGGTCAGTGTATAGCCTTCCAGCCAGCCGTGACAGCAATGTTCGCTCAACACCTCCATGACCCGACCATCATGCGACACATGGTCATCAATCGGAATGATATCGGAGACAAGGCACCGATCCGAGACCTCGAAAACTGCACCAAGCCGGTTCGAGTTCGTTTCGTCTGGGCAAAATAGCCGGAAGTTATGCGGATTGGCGACATACAGATCGCGTAGATAGCGACCCAGCACACCCGTTGATTCGGTGCGCTCCCGGGCGCGTTCGGTGAATGTTACCTGATAGCTGTTATAGTCGGGGAGCTGCAACGGGACGGTTAACTTCCCGCCATTGGCATGAGGATTTGACCCCATACGGCGATCACCCTGCGGAGCAAGATCCGCATACTCCTGACGGAAGCGCCCATTCTCGTCGAAAAGCTCCTCAGGCTTGTAGCTCCGCATCCAGTCCTCCAGAATACGAAGATGCTCCGGATTGGTCTTGACCTCCGAGACGGGAACTTGGTGTGCCCTGAATGTTCCCTCGACCGGCTTGCCATCGACAACTTTCGGTCCGGTCCAACCCTTTGGGGTGCGCAGAACGATCATTGGCCACACGGGCCGCCTGGCAAGGCCGTGCTGCCGGGCAGCGTGCTGGATGGCGCGTATTTCTACGATCGTCGCTTCAAGGACGCCGGCGAAATCCTGATGAACCAGCGCGGGATCGTCTCCCTCGACGAAGGAAGGCTTGTAACCCTGACCTTCGAAAAACTTTTTCAGGTCGCTGTCGTTGTGTCGTGCCCAGACCGAGGGGCCGGAAATCTTATAGCCGTTCAGGTGTAGGATCGGCAGTACCGCACCGTCGCGCGTGGGATTTATGAAGTCGATGCTTTTCCAGCTTCCCGCCAGCGGTCCTGTTTCCGATTCACCATCACCGACAACGGCCGTAACAAGCAAGTCCGGATTATCCATGACCGCGCCGAACGCATGCACCAGCACATATCCGAGTTCACCTCCTTCATGGATCGATCCAGGCGTTGGGACGCTGACATGGCTTGGTACCCCACCCGGCGTCGAGAACTGCCGGAACAACCGAAGCATCCCGATTTCATCATTACTTATAGCTGGGAAAAACTCGCTATAGCTGCCTTCAAGCCAAACATTTGCAATGATCGCCGGACCGCCATGCCCAGGGCCAGCCATATAGATCGCACCAAGATCATACTTTTTGATCAACCGGTTCATGTGAACGTATATCAAGTTCAGGCCAGGGGATGTTCCCCAGTGTCCGAGCAGTCGCGGCTTAACATGATCAACGGTCAGCGCCTCACGCAGCAGCGGATTGGCGGAGAGATAAATCTGACCCACGTTCAGGTAGTTCGCAGCTCGCCACCAGGCATCGATTTTCCGTAGTTCTTCGGGATTCAATATAGCGGTGCTGTCCGAGCTAAAACTCATTCTGCCTCCTGGCGGGGCTCGATCCATAGGACCATTCGGGTCCATCTGACGGCACCTGATTCTAGCTGAGCAACGTTGGACTAAGCCGCACCCTAGCACGACGCAGGATCTATAATCACAAAGAAGCTATGAAAATGGAAGGATTGTCATATTCTGTTCGTAGTTAAGTCTTCTTCGCAACAAGATCGATGATCCGAAAGGTATGCTTCGCGGCTAGCCTGCCCGGACTGGAGGACCTTCCGAGGAAATTTGGCCGAATATGATTTTAGTCTCGGTTAGAACTCGTTTGCTGACGGTGCTCGACGGCATGACCCGCGCCCGCGGCACGCGGCCGCGTCGTCAGGCCGCACCCGCGACCGCGCCATACTGCCAGAAGCAAGCCATGCTTAGAGGCTAAC
The Lichenicola cladoniae genome window above contains:
- a CDS encoding phosphoketolase family protein yields the protein MSFSSDSTAILNPEELRKIDAWWRAANYLNVGQIYLSANPLLREALTVDHVKPRLLGHWGTSPGLNLIYVHMNRLIKKYDLGAIYMAGPGHGGPAIIANVWLEGSYSEFFPAISNDEIGMLRLFRQFSTPGGVPSHVSVPTPGSIHEGGELGYVLVHAFGAVMDNPDLLVTAVVGDGESETGPLAGSWKSIDFINPTRDGAVLPILHLNGYKISGPSVWARHNDSDLKKFFEGQGYKPSFVEGDDPALVHQDFAGVLEATIVEIRAIQHAARQHGLARRPVWPMIVLRTPKGWTGPKVVDGKPVEGTFRAHQVPVSEVKTNPEHLRILEDWMRSYKPEELFDENGRFRQEYADLAPQGDRRMGSNPHANGGKLTVPLQLPDYNSYQVTFTERARERTESTGVLGRYLRDLYVANPHNFRLFCPDETNSNRLGAVFEVSDRCLVSDIIPIDDHVSHDGRVMEVLSEHCCHGWLEGYTLTGRHGLFATYEAFAMVVDSMAIQHSKWLEHAKRVPWRADVPSLNYLLTSTCWRNDHNGFSHQGPGFIDTIVHRKPAVARVYLPPDANCLLSVADHCFRSVNYLNLIVIDKQPQLQWLTMDEAKVHCARGAGVWDMYSHQPEDPDIVMACAGDIPTQETIAAVWMLRQYVPNLKVRVVNVVDLMRLCPPDRHPHGMSDVDFIDIFTAGKPVIFAFHGYPGVIHDLLHGRMAHDRFHVRGYIEEGTTTTPFDMVVLNKMSRLHLCLDVPRYVPGMLQSSSALVAQCTALLDQHQIYIREHFDDIPEIKSWCWTE